Proteins co-encoded in one Planctomycetota bacterium genomic window:
- a CDS encoding neutral/alkaline non-lysosomal ceramidase N-terminal domain-containing protein, with protein sequence MRLLRLAPILVAVLAGCSSAPEAPPASLWAGVAVVDITPDRPVPLGGYGRRAGKPLQGIHDPLYAKALWLETPERAVCLVTTDLVGSTLDIRDAIRPEGADLILAASHTHSGPGALARGFWQVAMGRFDADFHAELVAKLRRAVREARSVLLPARIAFARGPAPGFNRNRRRPDGPVDPELQLLLVTDALSRPLAVVANYAAHPTLLSDRNFLVSADWPGFFQRALEERVGAPVLFTNGASGDLAPRAPSGRDDFEKCAALGDALAARAADLLGEIEKTGGEARINYVERGVELPSPTLPLAPRKSVLGVLELQGVKMFFFPGEPCVELGLELKRRFPGAWIVGLANDHLGYFLTEEDYKNGGYERTVSFYGPRMGPWLVERFVELGERVHAQDRPGEPEGGRGQDDHRR encoded by the coding sequence GTGAGGCTCCTGCGGCTCGCCCCGATCCTCGTCGCCGTCCTGGCGGGATGCTCTTCCGCCCCCGAGGCGCCCCCCGCCTCCCTCTGGGCCGGCGTGGCGGTGGTGGACATCACTCCCGACCGGCCCGTTCCCCTGGGCGGCTACGGCCGCCGCGCGGGCAAGCCTCTCCAGGGGATCCACGACCCGCTCTACGCGAAAGCGCTGTGGCTGGAGACGCCGGAACGCGCGGTCTGTCTGGTCACGACCGACCTCGTGGGCTCGACCCTGGACATCCGCGACGCGATCCGCCCGGAAGGCGCGGATCTCATTCTGGCCGCGTCGCACACCCATTCCGGGCCCGGCGCGCTGGCCCGGGGCTTCTGGCAGGTGGCGATGGGGCGGTTCGACGCCGACTTCCACGCCGAACTCGTCGCCAAACTCAGGCGCGCCGTCCGGGAGGCGCGCTCCGTGCTCCTGCCGGCGCGGATCGCCTTCGCCCGCGGCCCGGCGCCCGGTTTCAACCGCAACCGCCGCCGCCCGGACGGCCCCGTGGATCCCGAGCTCCAGCTTCTTCTGGTAACCGACGCCCTGTCCCGGCCTCTGGCCGTCGTCGCCAATTACGCGGCCCATCCTACGCTTCTGTCCGACCGGAATTTTCTGGTGAGCGCGGACTGGCCGGGATTTTTCCAGCGGGCGCTCGAGGAGCGCGTGGGCGCGCCGGTTCTCTTCACCAACGGCGCTTCGGGGGATTTGGCCCCCCGCGCCCCGTCCGGTCGCGACGATTTCGAGAAATGCGCCGCGCTCGGGGACGCCCTGGCCGCCCGCGCGGCGGATCTTCTGGGGGAGATTGAAAAAACCGGGGGAGAGGCTAGAATAAACTATGTGGAGAGAGGGGTGGAGCTGCCGTCCCCCACCCTTCCGCTGGCCCCGAGGAAGAGCGTCCTCGGCGTCCTGGAGCTTCAGGGCGTGAAGATGTTCTTTTTTCCGGGCGAGCCCTGCGTGGAACTGGGCCTGGAGCTGAAACGGCGCTTTCCGGGCGCCTGGATCGTGGGATTGGCGAACGACCACCTGGGCTATTTCCTCACGGAAGAGGACTACAAGAACGGCGGATACGAGCGGACCGTGAGCTTCTACGGGCCCCGCATGGGACCGTGGCTGGTCGAACGGTTCGTCGAGTTAGGAGAGAGGGTCCATGCGCAAGATCGCCCTGGTGAACCAGAAGGGGGGCGTGGGCAAGACGACCACCGCCGTTAA